A region of the Plasmodium sp. gorilla clade G2 genome assembly, chromosome: 9 genome:
GAAAcgttcaaaaaaataaaaataaatatattaatatatatatatttgtgatagattatatatgtttcatttatatcatttcatttttttttattttttatttttttttattatttttttcataccataaaaattataccttacaaataaatatatatatatatatatatatatatatatatatattatatatatattaaaaagattttatttataaattttttttttaacctataaaaatataaatatataaatatatatataatatatatatatatttatatatttatttatttgtgcttttaattaattatataattttttaatttttgtgatatttttcttttctttatagttttgtttgttttctccctatttttttttttttttttttcttcatatattatacctttatataaagtatattaaaaaagtgtatacatatgtaaaacatatatatatatatatatatatttatttatttatatatatatatttatatatatgtggttATAAATATCCGTAccaaatttttatatgtttacaagtatatattttttgaaagaataaaaatatagatatgtAAAAATGGCTAGGAGTAAAGTGAAGAAAGTAAAAccgagaaaaaaaaaaccattAAAACTGGATAAACAATTTAATTGTCCTTTTTGTAGTTATAAAAAATCAGTTGATATAAAACTGTaaggaaataaataaataaaatatatatatatatatatatatatatatatatatatgatctgttgatatatgtatgtttctTTTGCGCAATAATTttgtaatttcttttttatttcatttcatttatatattattgtaggCATAGGTCCAAAGGAATTGGAGAATTAGCTTGTCTAAAATGTGGTGTTAAATATGTTAATCAAATAACAAGCTTAGATGAATGTATAGATGTTTATAGCGAATGGGTTGATAAATGTCTTGAAGCTAATAAAAAAGGATGTAacgaatttttttataatgatgatttgctatcattaaataatttagaaGATAAAGATATTCTCGATCAAACAAtcgaataaaaataaaaaaataaaataaataaataaataaataaataaataaataaaatcacGTAATTTTTTTCAAGTATACACATGGATATATGTtaatcaatattatatatcctaaatgtaatataatataatttttatttatatatatatatatatatatttttttgttattattataaaaatatatatcatatatataatatatatatatatatatataaaggatCACTGTTTTTTAAAGACATAactttcaaaaaaaaaaaaaaaaaaaaaaaaaaaaatgaagaatatagctatttatttttttatttatttttttgtgctGGAGAAAATATAacgtatataatattatatacacaaattatatttgtgtgtgtatttttattttattagatactgatatataaaataaacaaataaaaagatagatatatcttattttaaacaccatatttatttttctattataatacactcaacaaaaaaaaaaaggaagaaaaaaatgagtatattatattttttttttttttttttatttatcattatatataaatataatattaaccTTTTTCacgtatatattatatattgattgtattttaattttaattttaaccgatatataaataaataaacaaatatattatatatatatatttatttattttacaatTTGTTTTTGTGAAACATCGTTTTgctaaatttttaaaaaataattttaattttttttttttttttttttttttctgttttctatatatgtatatcaatccattataatatataacaacttttaaaaaggaaacataaaataataaaacaaaatatatatttaagaactttttttttttcataagttaaataaaaaaaggaaaatcatatatataaatatatatatatatatattaaactaTATGAacgtatatattattttaaaaatattgagtatttttttcatataatagtccctatatatatttatatatatataatacatttattattattattatttttttttttttatatttatcaaaataagaaaaagaagaatactCTTTCTACTTCAACGtggatatgtatatatataatataattatattattttaatatattatatataaggaaataaataatattattaaatattcttgcttatttttttaaatattaaaagcaaaagaaataatatataaataaataaataaatatatatatatatatatatatatatatatatatataaatatatatatatatatatataatattattgttatagtttctatatttaaattttcctAACAAAATTGAGCTTAGCTGAAtgagaaacaaaaaaaaaatatcctcttttaatatataaaaacacttaaaaaatatatatatatatatatatattatatatatatataatattatatatttatatgtataataatttagcatataataaaatactaCAATATGTGAAGTACCACAAGAAatagttttatatatattttatatatatttcatatatatatttcatatatatttcatatatattttatttatattttatttatatcctattgtaatataagaaaaaaaaaataaaataaaaatattataatatgtaatattcaataatatatatttatttatataaaaaaatacgcTTAATTTACATGTaatactttaaaaaaaaaaaaaaaaaaaaaaaaaggatttaaatttaacataatttaaatatatacatatatatatatatattatatatatattatacatatatatgttttatttataaaaatatttaaaattttattatattattctttctataatttacattaaaaaaaaaatatttttttttttttttttttattgttttgttATAAGATGGATATAAggaattataattaattattttctataataatatttctatatataaatatatattacatatttgtaatatatttcgatgaatcttttatataaattaaggATTATTTAGGATACCCTACATATATCTagctataaataaatatatatatatttatatatatatatatatatatatatataatatttatgcatttatatatattttattttgtactatttaaaatttaattataagtTGAGACCTTTGTtgtatcaaatatatatatataatatatatatatatttatttatttatttatttttatatatatctatttttttaaataaattaagcCTTGTCcgtttaattttatattaaccCATTTTGTATACAATGTCGTCAGATATGTCAAAGGAAAACATTTCACAACTAAAATATGAAGGAGAATCAGGGAAGGATctaaaaattaataagtGGATTGTATTAGTTTTATATGCCATAGTAGCTTCAGTTGCTACATTTGTTCATGCTGGATTCAGTGGATGGCAACCTATAATTTACAAAACGGGTGCTTTTTCTGAATTATGTAAGGAAGGAGATGAAGTGCAAATATTTAAAGTAGATGagaatatatcatataattcatGTGGTAATAGAGATGCAgctataaataatttatttactttatcattctttttacattttttcttatcatcAATGAGTGGATTTATTTTAGATACATTTGGAGAGAAAGTATGTTTCTTATGTGGACAAATTATATTAGCTTTagcttttttttcattagcagtattaaaattttcatatgtatggtatatattctttttcttattgGGTGTATCAGCTGATTTGTCTTTTATacctttattaaaaatatctaAATATTTTCCTGGACAAGAATCTTTAATATTTGGAATTTTGGGTTCTGCTAGATCTACTGGTTTTGCTGTaggtttattattaaaaattgctttcttctatttatttaaatttggTGATAATgagttttatatattatgtgtaaTTTATTTATGCACATGTATATTATTCTCATTTCTTGTgggtatatttattatgccTGGAAAGAATACTAATAATAAGTTATCATTACAAGGACAAgataatatacaaattaaTAGTGAACGTGCTACTGGATCATCGATGacagataaaaataaaaataatattaacaataataataatagtaataataataatggtatatatgaagaaatgGAAAACTTAGAAAGTGGTAGAAGATCATCAATTAATATGTCAGAAAGAAATATTTCATCTAAACAACAAGTTAATAATACATCTCtttttgattatataaaatcattATGGACACATCCACAAAAATGGGAATATTTAATAACAGTTTTTATATGTAGTTCAAGTATGATCAGAtttgattattttattaaaacaaataGATCTTTCTTTATGACTTCTGCATATGATTTAACAACagtattttcattatcaacAGTGTTGTCATTCTTGCCATCACCACTCTTTGGATATATAAGTGGAAAATTAGGTTCTATATATggaatattaattaataatttatttgtattattaacatATGTATGTGTTTTATTTAATCCTATATTCTTCAAATATATGGCTATCTTCttattcttcttcttcatatcATTTGCCTTTTCATGTTTCTACTGTTATGTTGATGAGAAATATTCAAAAGAACATTTTGGAAAATTATGTGGTATTATGTTTGCTGTAAGTGCAATATGTTTGAGTATCAATTTTTATTTGACATATCTAACAGATGTTGTATATGCTAAACTAGGAGAATACAAACACATGCCAGTCACATACGGATTGAATGTCTTGGGTCTTGTTTCATTGATGGgatgtatatatttgaaggtgtcagaaaagaaaaaggcaaaaaattaaatcaacaaaaaaataaacattaaAACAATCTAATGATCATATCTAATATGAATTGTTATATAGGATTTTATTAACAGCCCactatacattttttatgttataataatagtacatatatatatatatatatctacacattttatgataatatggaaaaaattattatcattgtgtaaaagaaaaagatatattatacatttgaTGAATCacgtataaa
Encoded here:
- a CDS encoding transporter, putative gives rise to the protein MSSDMSKENISQLKYEGESGKDLKINKWIVLVLYAIVASVATFVHAGFSGWQPIIYKTGAFSELCKEGDEVQIFKVDENISYNSCGNRDAAINNLFTLSFFLHFFLSSMSGFILDTFGEKVCFLCGQIILALAFFSLAVLKFSYVWYIFFFLLGVSADLSFIPLLKISKYFPGQESLIFGILGSARSTGFAVGLLLKIAFFYLFKFGDNEFYILCVIYLCTCILFSFLVGIFIMPGKNTNNKLSLQGQDNIQINSERATGSSMTDKNKNNINNNNNSNNNNGIYEEMENLESGRRSSINMSERNISSKQQVNNTSLFDYIKSLWTHPQKWEYLITVFICSSSMIRFDYFIKTNRSFFMTSAYDLTTVFSLSTVLSFLPSPLFGYISGKLGSIYGILINNLFVLLTYVCVLFNPIFFKYMAIFLFFFFISFAFSCFYCYVDEKYSKEHFGKLCGIMFAVSAICLSINFYLTYLTDVVYAKLGEYKHMPVTYGLNVLGLVSLMGCIYLKVSEKKKAKN
- a CDS encoding zinc binding protein, putative, whose translation is MARSKVKKVKPRKKKPLKLDKQFNCPFCSYKKSVDIKLHRSKGIGELACLKCGVKYVNQITSLDECIDVYSEWVDKCLEANKKGCNEFFYNDDLLSLNNLEDKDILDQTIE